The following proteins are co-located in the Desulfurococcus amylolyticus Z-533 genome:
- a CDS encoding RtcB family protein has product MTRISLEKISEYEWKIPRKYKPCMKTDAVVFADEYLLDKMESDLTLEQAANVACLPGIRLYSYVMPDGHQGYGFPIGGVAGFDIEEGVISPGGVGYDINCGVRVLRTELDIEDVKPRLKDLVEALFRNVPSGVGSTGHLRLSFNELDDVLNRGVEWAVEAGFGWKRDLEHIEENGRMKSADASKVSKVAKERGHEQLGTLGAGNHFLEIQVVEEIYDPEAAKVMGITRIGQVTLMIHTGSRGLGHQVASDYLMIMERAMRKYGIQVPDRELAALPFQSNEAQDYFKAMSAAANFAWANRQIITHWTRESFKQVFKKDPEALGIEIIYDVAHNIAKIEEHVVNGERYKVVVHRKGATRAFPPGHPDIPGDYKSIGQPVLIPGSMGTASYILLGTESGARTWYSAPHGAGRWLSRGDAIRSYSPDKVVDELSRKGVVLKAATRRVISEEAPGAYKDVDRVVLVAQKVGIARPIVKMRPIGVVKG; this is encoded by the coding sequence ATGACCAGGATAAGTCTTGAGAAAATAAGCGAGTATGAGTGGAAGATACCTAGGAAGTATAAGCCCTGTATGAAGACTGACGCTGTGGTCTTCGCGGATGAATACCTGCTCGATAAAATGGAGAGCGATTTAACTTTAGAGCAAGCGGCAAATGTTGCATGCCTGCCAGGTATAAGGCTATACTCGTATGTGATGCCCGATGGACACCAGGGCTACGGGTTCCCAATAGGGGGGGTAGCAGGCTTCGATATCGAGGAGGGTGTGATAAGTCCTGGAGGAGTCGGATACGATATTAATTGTGGAGTAAGAGTGTTAAGGACCGAGTTGGATATAGAAGATGTTAAACCCCGCTTAAAAGACCTCGTTGAGGCGTTATTTAGGAATGTACCAAGCGGTGTCGGCTCCACGGGGCATTTAAGGCTGAGCTTTAACGAGCTCGACGACGTGTTAAATAGGGGTGTTGAATGGGCTGTAGAAGCCGGGTTCGGGTGGAAGAGGGATTTAGAACACATCGAGGAAAACGGTAGGATGAAGAGTGCTGATGCCAGCAAGGTGAGTAAGGTAGCCAAGGAGAGAGGTCATGAACAACTGGGCACACTTGGCGCGGGCAATCACTTCCTCGAGATACAGGTGGTTGAGGAGATATATGATCCCGAGGCCGCTAAGGTGATGGGTATAACGAGAATAGGGCAGGTCACATTAATGATCCATACTGGTAGCAGGGGCCTCGGGCATCAGGTGGCAAGTGATTACTTGATGATAATGGAGAGGGCGATGAGGAAGTATGGTATACAGGTACCTGATAGAGAGCTCGCAGCACTACCATTTCAATCCAATGAGGCACAGGACTACTTTAAAGCCATGTCGGCTGCAGCGAACTTCGCCTGGGCTAACAGGCAGATTATAACGCATTGGACAAGGGAGAGCTTTAAGCAAGTGTTCAAGAAGGATCCGGAGGCCCTTGGAATAGAAATAATATATGATGTAGCACATAATATTGCTAAGATCGAGGAACATGTTGTAAATGGCGAGAGATACAAGGTAGTAGTACACAGGAAAGGAGCTACAAGGGCGTTTCCACCCGGTCACCCCGATATACCTGGCGATTACAAGTCTATAGGTCAACCTGTGTTGATACCTGGTAGTATGGGTACTGCAAGCTACATACTCCTGGGTACGGAGAGTGGGGCAAGGACATGGTATAGTGCTCCACATGGGGCGGGCAGATGGCTCAGCCGTGGAGATGCCATCAGATCCTATAGCCCGGATAAAGTAGTGGATGAGTTGAGCAGGAAGGGAGTAGTATTGAAGGCGGCTACTAGGAGAGTTATAAGTGAGGAGGCCCCCGGGGCATACAAGGATGTTGACAGGGTTGTATTAGTAGCGCAAAAAGTAGGGATTGCAAGGCCCATCGTGAAGATGCGTCCAATAGGTGTTGTAAAAGGATAA
- a CDS encoding threonine--tRNA ligase produces the protein MRILLIHARRFSYSVVKPAVEEPEPLEEGGKTLMLENVLVVFTSIERGDDESIISSAVNEVINVFNQVKASSILLYPYAHLSPDLAPPFEAVKILNAFYTALKNTGLQVYKAPFGWYKSFTLECYGHPLSELSKTIKKSETVAKRIIEKKFYIMTPDGSLHDPTSFDYTNYPELKILVDKEVFGKELTGGENRVNEYCRKFGFEWEPMSDHGHMRYGPHATAIMEAVMRYSWMVAQSLGIPVFKVMGSNMFNLKEKPVYEHAVLFGDRLYEVQLDEDRFILRYAACHQQFAMLRDWVISYKDLPFGVFEVADSYRLEQRGELALCFRLRKFYMPDLHILTRNIGEAIDVSMRVQAKIHEEAGKAGRSYVALYNITDEFLEKYRDKLVEFVKREKYPVLLAVIPSGIYYWVLNVEYHIIDNLKRPREIATFQIDVGNGRRFNIAYVDEKGEKHHPVIIHTALLGGVERYIYMVLDTGALIEASGQTPYIPTWMSPVQVRIVPVSKEYNEHAFKIAGEILSHGFRVDVDDRDETLGKKIRDAGKEWIPYIIVVGEREVNTGTINIRVRRSNDQRVMKLEEFIKLLEEEVKEYPRVEMTLPVSVASRPLFSYKQ, from the coding sequence TTGAGGATACTACTTATTCATGCACGCAGATTTAGCTATAGTGTTGTTAAGCCAGCTGTAGAGGAACCGGAGCCCTTGGAAGAAGGCGGAAAGACCCTCATGCTTGAAAACGTGTTGGTGGTCTTCACCAGTATTGAGAGAGGTGATGATGAATCCATAATATCCAGTGCCGTCAACGAGGTGATCAACGTATTCAACCAGGTTAAGGCATCCTCAATACTACTATACCCCTACGCACATCTCTCACCGGATCTCGCCCCACCATTCGAGGCTGTAAAAATACTCAACGCCTTCTACACCGCGTTGAAGAACACCGGTTTACAAGTATATAAGGCTCCGTTTGGATGGTATAAGTCTTTTACTCTTGAATGCTATGGACACCCGTTAAGCGAACTCTCAAAGACCATTAAGAAGTCCGAGACCGTTGCAAAGAGGATTATCGAGAAGAAGTTCTACATTATGACTCCTGATGGCAGCTTACATGATCCAACAAGCTTCGACTACACCAACTACCCGGAGTTAAAGATCCTCGTAGATAAGGAGGTATTCGGCAAAGAGCTCACCGGTGGCGAGAATAGGGTAAACGAGTACTGTAGGAAGTTCGGGTTCGAATGGGAGCCAATGAGTGACCATGGACACATGAGGTATGGACCCCATGCAACTGCAATAATGGAGGCTGTAATGAGGTACTCATGGATGGTTGCCCAGAGCCTAGGTATACCGGTCTTCAAAGTCATGGGTAGCAATATGTTTAACCTTAAGGAGAAACCCGTATATGAGCACGCTGTCCTATTCGGTGATAGATTATATGAGGTCCAGTTGGATGAAGACCGCTTTATTCTCAGGTATGCTGCATGCCATCAACAGTTCGCGATGCTCAGGGACTGGGTTATAAGCTATAAGGACCTCCCCTTCGGCGTGTTCGAGGTAGCCGATAGTTACAGGCTTGAGCAACGCGGTGAACTAGCCCTATGTTTCAGGCTGAGAAAGTTCTACATGCCAGACCTCCATATCTTAACCAGGAACATAGGTGAAGCGATCGACGTATCTATGAGGGTTCAAGCCAAGATACATGAGGAGGCTGGGAAGGCTGGGAGAAGCTATGTGGCACTATACAATATAACCGATGAATTCCTGGAGAAGTACAGAGATAAACTAGTGGAGTTCGTTAAGAGGGAGAAATATCCCGTCCTCCTCGCGGTGATACCATCAGGGATATATTACTGGGTACTCAACGTTGAATACCATATAATAGACAACCTGAAGAGACCGAGGGAGATAGCAACCTTCCAGATAGATGTAGGGAACGGTAGGAGGTTTAATATAGCCTACGTAGATGAGAAGGGAGAGAAACACCATCCAGTCATAATACATACCGCATTGCTGGGCGGTGTTGAGAGATATATCTACATGGTATTGGATACCGGGGCATTAATAGAGGCAAGTGGTCAAACCCCGTACATACCAACCTGGATGAGTCCGGTCCAAGTAAGAATAGTACCTGTTTCAAAAGAATATAATGAACACGCCTTCAAAATAGCCGGCGAGATACTCTCACATGGGTTCAGGGTAGATGTCGACGACAGGGATGAAACCCTTGGGAAAAAGATACGGGATGCCGGGAAAGAATGGATACCATACATAATAGTGGTAGGCGAGAGAGAAGTTAATACTGGAACCATCAACATCAGGGTAAGGAGAAGCAATGATCAACGGGTCATGAAGTTGGAGGAATTCATAAAGTTACTCGAGGAAGAAGTCAAGGAGTATCCCAGGGTAGAAATGACTCTCCCAGTTAGCGTTGCATCCAGACCCCTATTCTCGTATAAACAATAG
- the hisS gene encoding histidine--tRNA ligase, translating to MSEEDVLNPPRGMRDLTGVDAELHEYMVELFKETARRNGFKPIITPTVEYFRLFEKKSGEEIKRSMYVFQDKAGRTLALRPEVTASVVRAYLKEMRSQPKPIRLYYVAQCFRYEEPQKARYREFWQGGLEIIGDPDINADVSAAFTASNFLEELGVKHYYVVGNVATYRVIMDRIGIPEETQDLVLHLIDKDRVGEALQVLRDKTSREDVVELFRRLLNSGIDEALSVIMDFKGLGEGYSIIESELAKTREFIELLNQVGFNAAYEPKLVRGLAYYTGLIFEYKTSGGLSVSIGGGGRYDGLTRVYGGEYEYSTGLALGLDRIMLLLDPGKILPSKTTVLISILEGVPLKAGYELVRRIRVKGVEVIPYRARSLSKALSLANKINAGLVVIIGRKEYESGSITVKNMITGEQKYIGLNDINAFLDCIKGAGAQQPQDDAG from the coding sequence GTGAGTGAGGAAGACGTATTGAACCCCCCGAGGGGGATGAGGGATCTAACAGGTGTCGATGCTGAGTTACACGAGTACATGGTTGAATTATTTAAGGAGACGGCTAGGCGAAACGGGTTCAAGCCTATTATAACGCCTACAGTAGAATACTTTAGGTTATTCGAGAAGAAGAGCGGCGAAGAGATAAAGAGGTCTATGTATGTCTTCCAGGATAAAGCCGGTAGAACACTCGCGTTAAGACCCGAGGTCACTGCAAGCGTTGTTAGAGCGTATCTTAAGGAGATGAGGTCTCAGCCTAAACCCATTAGGCTATACTATGTAGCCCAGTGCTTTAGATACGAGGAGCCGCAGAAAGCGAGGTACAGGGAGTTCTGGCAGGGGGGATTAGAGATCATAGGCGACCCCGATATAAATGCTGATGTCTCAGCTGCTTTCACAGCTAGCAACTTCCTTGAAGAGCTTGGTGTGAAACACTACTATGTAGTAGGTAATGTCGCAACCTACAGGGTCATCATGGATAGAATAGGTATCCCGGAGGAAACACAGGACCTGGTGCTACACTTAATCGATAAGGACAGGGTTGGCGAAGCCCTTCAGGTGCTCAGGGATAAGACTAGCAGGGAGGATGTCGTTGAATTATTCAGGAGGCTCCTGAATAGCGGGATAGATGAAGCATTAAGCGTTATAATGGACTTCAAGGGGCTGGGCGAGGGATACTCTATCATAGAATCCGAGCTGGCTAAGACAAGGGAGTTCATAGAGTTGTTGAATCAGGTGGGATTTAACGCTGCATACGAGCCTAAATTGGTTAGGGGGCTGGCCTACTACACCGGGTTGATCTTCGAGTATAAGACAAGTGGTGGATTAAGTGTGAGCATTGGTGGGGGCGGTAGATACGATGGATTAACAAGGGTGTACGGGGGAGAATACGAGTATTCTACCGGTTTAGCACTGGGACTGGATAGAATTATGCTGCTACTGGACCCCGGTAAGATACTTCCCAGTAAAACCACCGTGCTAATCTCAATACTAGAGGGTGTTCCACTTAAAGCCGGGTATGAACTAGTGAGGCGAATCAGGGTTAAAGGGGTTGAAGTAATCCCGTATAGGGCGCGCTCGTTATCCAAGGCGCTGAGCCTGGCGAACAAGATTAACGCTGGATTAGTAGTGATAATTGGTAGGAAAGAGTATGAGTCAGGCTCTATAACAGTAAAGAATATGATCACGGGTGAGCAGAAATACATAGGGTTAAACGACATCAATGCATTCTTGGACTGCATAAAGGGCGCCGGGGCGCAGCAGCCCCAGGATGATGCGGGCTAG
- a CDS encoding A24 family peptidase C-terminal domain-containing protein, whose product MQYELSNLVEAIKIIYFLGFLLVFSIQDYKRREISDNLVYVFTGGSIVFCSLTIYMYKPPPLYLAFSFMVPALFIAMYLAGLMGEGDVYVIFSLTLLYPVPPHSSLLPRSLLPPPLSITVYSTLSIVLVSLLYGAYILIRYRGLLKEVPLKYRFIYPFIAKPMRLNEYLGTEFYYPLTLIELKDNSVKTTYRLHYDVEEEDPGAYREMFKRLIESGVVPDTIYIWVSYGIPYIIPLFLGTIIFLLVGDTPILRLLELIL is encoded by the coding sequence ATGCAGTACGAGTTATCCAACTTAGTAGAGGCTATTAAAATAATCTATTTCCTCGGCTTTTTACTCGTGTTCTCCATACAAGATTACAAGAGACGCGAGATAAGTGATAACCTAGTCTACGTATTCACCGGTGGCTCCATAGTGTTCTGCTCTCTGACCATCTATATGTATAAACCCCCTCCACTATACCTCGCATTCTCATTCATGGTTCCAGCTTTATTCATAGCAATGTATCTAGCCGGATTAATGGGTGAGGGAGATGTCTACGTTATATTCTCACTAACCCTATTATACCCTGTACCGCCTCATTCAAGCCTTCTACCAAGGTCACTACTACCTCCACCGCTCTCGATCACGGTATACTCTACTTTATCCATAGTGCTGGTCTCACTATTATACGGGGCCTACATCTTAATCAGGTATAGGGGCTTGTTAAAGGAGGTGCCTTTGAAATACAGGTTTATCTACCCATTTATAGCTAAACCAATGAGGCTGAATGAATACTTGGGGACAGAGTTCTACTATCCATTAACACTCATAGAGTTGAAGGATAACAGTGTGAAAACCACTTATAGACTACATTATGATGTCGAAGAAGAAGATCCCGGGGCATATAGGGAGATGTTTAAAAGGCTTATCGAAAGTGGCGTGGTTCCTGATACGATATATATATGGGTCTCATACGGGATACCCTACATAATCCCATTGTTCCTTGGAACCATAATATTCCTTCTCGTCGGGGATACCCCTATCCTTAGATTACTCGAGCTGATCCTGTAG
- a CDS encoding DNA topoisomerase IV subunit A: protein MVSAIDLEARKKAAELMRKIFMNIVSEIEREGRPVLVLPKRTLSNTIYDYKNKLLLLGPETSKRSFMDVNEARKFMQTVLVASIIYDSLVNNEYPTIRDLYYRGKHSISYRSGGKEVHENTWDEQKESDGVIRDLEVYLNILREELLILSKEKGKVVGNLVIRSGDDVIDLSRMGHGAYSIEPTPDLIEFKDVDAEYILVVEKDAVFQQLHRYGFWKKHKAILITSAGQPDRATRRFLRRLSDEYNLPVYILADSDPYGFYIYSVFKIGSITLSYESERLATPRAKFIGVMMTDVFGDDIFREMLREKDSRSRLNSIVKGLDKLAKKKPYLSEAERRNYIIKAKQRDLERAVELVGYDIADVCLDNTELKSKLKKKEGLTGYPWFQTPEWIRELCIFFKTLSKLEIEAMASKGLKFLADHYIPEKISGGDWID, encoded by the coding sequence ATGGTGTCCGCAATCGATCTTGAGGCGAGGAAGAAGGCGGCTGAGTTAATGAGGAAAATATTTATGAATATAGTAAGTGAGATAGAAAGGGAAGGGCGTCCAGTACTCGTGTTACCTAAGAGAACCCTCTCCAACACCATATACGATTATAAAAATAAGCTTCTCTTGCTTGGTCCTGAGACATCGAAGAGAAGCTTCATGGATGTCAATGAAGCAAGGAAGTTCATGCAAACGGTTCTCGTGGCCTCGATAATTTATGATTCACTAGTTAACAACGAGTATCCCACTATCCGTGACCTCTACTACAGGGGGAAGCATAGTATAAGCTATAGGAGCGGAGGGAAGGAGGTCCATGAAAACACGTGGGACGAGCAGAAGGAGTCTGATGGGGTGATAAGGGATCTAGAAGTATATCTCAACATCTTAAGGGAGGAGCTCCTCATACTCAGCAAGGAGAAGGGTAAGGTCGTAGGAAACCTCGTTATAAGGAGCGGTGATGACGTGATAGATTTAAGCCGTATGGGGCATGGTGCATACTCAATTGAACCTACCCCTGACCTAATAGAGTTCAAGGATGTTGATGCAGAATATATCCTAGTAGTTGAGAAGGATGCGGTTTTCCAGCAGTTACATAGGTATGGCTTCTGGAAGAAGCATAAGGCTATATTGATCACTAGTGCGGGCCAGCCTGACAGGGCTACAAGACGTTTCCTGAGAAGGCTCAGCGATGAGTATAATCTACCAGTGTATATCCTAGCCGACAGCGACCCCTATGGGTTTTACATATATAGCGTCTTCAAGATAGGTAGTATAACACTGTCATATGAAAGCGAGAGGCTTGCAACACCTAGGGCTAAATTCATAGGGGTCATGATGACCGATGTCTTCGGGGACGACATCTTCAGGGAGATGCTCAGGGAAAAGGATTCCAGGAGCAGGTTAAACTCCATTGTTAAGGGACTAGATAAGCTGGCTAAGAAGAAGCCCTACCTCTCGGAGGCGGAGAGAAGAAACTATATAATCAAGGCTAAACAGCGAGATCTAGAGAGAGCAGTAGAGCTAGTGGGCTACGATATAGCGGATGTATGCCTCGACAACACAGAGTTGAAGAGCAAGCTGAAGAAGAAAGAAGGATTAACAGGCTACCCATGGTTCCAGACACCGGAATGGATCAGGGAGCTCTGCATATTCTTCAAAACACTGAGCAAGCTTGAAATAGAGGCGATGGCGAGCAAGGGATTGAAATTCCTAGCTGACCATTATATTCCAGAGAAAATATCCGGCGGGGACTGGATAGATTAG
- the radA gene encoding DNA repair and recombination protein RadA — translation MSEEKETIKERSSGFISVRDIPGVGSSIADKLEAAGYLSAWSIVVARAEELAERTGLPVLTVQKIIENARKMLGITFKTAREVKQERSNIGKITTGSKSLDELLGGGVETKTITEFFGEYGSGKTQICHQLSVNVQLTPEKGGLNGRAVYIDTEGTFRWERIEAMARALGLDPDKVMDNIYYMRAYNSDHQIAIVDELFTFVPKNDVRLVILDSVTSHFRAEYPGREHLAERQQKLNSHLHQLMRLAEAYNVAVVVTNQVMARPDVFYGDPTTAVGGHVLAHTPGVRIQLRKSKGNKRIARVVDAPHLPEGEVVFVITEEGIRDSEEE, via the coding sequence ATGAGTGAGGAGAAGGAAACCATAAAGGAGCGTTCCTCGGGCTTCATCTCTGTGAGGGATATACCTGGCGTAGGATCCAGTATAGCTGATAAACTAGAGGCAGCTGGATACTTATCGGCCTGGAGCATTGTTGTTGCACGCGCAGAGGAGTTGGCTGAGAGAACCGGGCTCCCAGTTCTCACTGTTCAGAAGATCATTGAGAATGCACGGAAGATGTTGGGTATAACGTTTAAGACCGCTAGGGAGGTTAAACAAGAGAGATCGAATATCGGGAAGATCACGACGGGGAGCAAGAGCCTTGATGAACTACTTGGTGGGGGAGTCGAGACGAAAACCATCACGGAGTTCTTTGGTGAATATGGATCCGGGAAGACACAGATTTGCCACCAATTGAGTGTAAATGTCCAATTAACCCCTGAGAAAGGCGGCCTCAATGGTAGGGCTGTCTACATTGATACAGAGGGCACATTCCGCTGGGAGAGGATAGAGGCGATGGCAAGGGCCCTCGGCTTAGACCCTGATAAAGTCATGGATAATATATATTATATGAGAGCATACAACAGCGATCACCAGATAGCTATAGTGGACGAATTATTTACGTTCGTACCGAAGAATGACGTCAGGCTAGTAATCCTTGACAGTGTCACAAGCCACTTCAGGGCTGAGTACCCTGGTAGAGAACATTTGGCCGAACGCCAGCAGAAGTTAAACTCCCATCTACACCAGTTAATGAGGCTGGCTGAAGCATACAATGTTGCTGTAGTTGTAACAAACCAGGTAATGGCTAGGCCAGATGTATTCTACGGTGACCCGACAACGGCTGTAGGAGGACATGTATTGGCGCATACACCGGGGGTGAGGATTCAGCTAAGGAAGTCTAAGGGCAATAAGAGAATTGCAAGAGTAGTTGATGCTCCTCACTTACCTGAGGGAGAAGTAGTATTCGTGATAACTGAGGAGGGTATCAGGGACTCCGAGGAAGAGTAA
- a CDS encoding endonuclease — MSKVDGFEVVFNDEACTASTSDQRVVNMLEERWIGKKRGRELILELVEVAYLILEGRATVKTTDGKYIRSLNELMQHEYKCFKDFFWPQLLVYKDLRDRGRRVRVVDQERFLIKDKSGDLRLVLVLEEKKMRGITDIMREVENARSNSLQLVLAIVSLQGDITYYEANKIALEVV, encoded by the coding sequence TTGAGTAAAGTGGATGGTTTCGAAGTAGTCTTTAATGATGAGGCGTGTACGGCGTCGACGAGCGATCAAAGAGTAGTCAATATGCTTGAGGAGAGATGGATCGGTAAGAAACGGGGCAGGGAGCTCATCCTGGAGCTCGTCGAGGTCGCTTACTTAATCCTAGAGGGAAGAGCCACTGTGAAGACTACGGATGGCAAGTATATTCGAAGCCTTAACGAGCTCATGCAACATGAATACAAGTGCTTTAAGGACTTCTTCTGGCCCCAGTTACTCGTCTACAAGGATTTAAGGGATAGAGGTAGGAGGGTAAGGGTAGTAGACCAGGAGAGGTTCCTCATTAAAGATAAGTCAGGTGATTTAAGGCTGGTACTGGTTCTCGAGGAGAAGAAGATGAGGGGTATAACGGATATAATGAGGGAGGTGGAGAACGCTAGAAGCAATAGTCTTCAACTAGTTCTAGCAATAGTTAGCCTCCAGGGGGATATAACATACTATGAGGCAAACAAGATAGCGTTGGAGGTGGTTTAA
- the mtnA gene encoding S-methyl-5-thioribose-1-phosphate isomerase, whose product MSTPYPLKIRAVWYDKESNAVCWVNTLKLPFKEEVYCSNSPERVAKAIIEMEIRGAPAIGVAAALAVGSYAVGVSSLPLGDFAMSVGKAIDTLWRTRPTAHNLFYALNRLRKILEENVEKNTSPSEIAKRILDEALKVMWEDIESNIRIGEYGAELIPDGATILTHCNAGALATSAFGTAEAVMRVAWYKGKKIKVIATETRPMLQGARLTVWELWKEGIPVALITDNMAGYVIRRGLVDAVIVGADRVTREGYVVNKIGTYMIALAAKRNNIPFYVAAPTSTIDLSSSINDVVIEERNPREVKYVLDKLITVEEVNALNYAFDITDPDLVTAIITEKGIVYPPFEENLEKIMKDRG is encoded by the coding sequence ATGAGTACTCCCTACCCACTTAAAATAAGGGCTGTATGGTACGATAAAGAATCCAACGCTGTATGCTGGGTGAACACCCTTAAACTCCCATTTAAAGAAGAGGTCTACTGCAGCAACAGCCCTGAGAGAGTTGCCAAGGCGATCATCGAGATGGAGATACGGGGGGCACCGGCAATAGGTGTCGCCGCTGCCCTAGCGGTTGGAAGCTATGCTGTTGGAGTAAGCAGTCTACCTCTAGGAGACTTCGCTATGAGTGTGGGGAAAGCCATTGATACATTGTGGAGAACCCGTCCAACAGCACATAATCTATTCTATGCATTGAATAGGTTGAGGAAGATACTTGAAGAAAACGTTGAGAAGAATACTTCACCAAGCGAGATAGCCAAGAGGATCCTGGATGAAGCCCTTAAAGTAATGTGGGAGGATATAGAGTCTAATATAAGGATCGGCGAGTACGGCGCCGAGCTAATACCGGATGGTGCCACTATACTAACACACTGCAACGCAGGAGCACTAGCCACATCGGCCTTCGGGACAGCTGAAGCAGTTATGAGGGTTGCATGGTATAAGGGCAAGAAGATAAAGGTTATAGCTACTGAAACCCGCCCCATGCTACAGGGAGCTAGGTTAACGGTGTGGGAGCTCTGGAAGGAGGGTATACCGGTTGCATTAATAACCGATAACATGGCTGGCTACGTCATCAGGAGGGGGCTAGTAGACGCTGTAATAGTGGGGGCAGACAGAGTGACAAGGGAGGGGTATGTGGTTAATAAGATAGGCACGTATATGATAGCCCTAGCCGCGAAAAGGAACAATATACCATTCTACGTTGCAGCGCCCACTAGTACAATAGACTTGTCGAGTAGCATTAACGATGTGGTGATAGAGGAGAGGAATCCAAGGGAGGTGAAATATGTATTGGATAAGCTTATAACGGTTGAAGAAGTAAACGCGTTAAACTACGCGTTCGACATAACCGATCCAGACCTCGTGACAGCCATAATAACTGAGAAAGGAATTGTATATCCCCCCTTCGAGGAGAACCTGGAGAAGATAATGAAGGATCGTGGCTGA